The following are encoded in a window of Fulvia fulva chromosome 7, complete sequence genomic DNA:
- a CDS encoding Terpene cyclase ATR13: MMLRKSYIMPREYATLSQVLRLDIDPSRVAPENVRQKALSEVIRAAIDMDNPQASEMIQTLKTYLDSFDSRADDFDNMEEYTAYRIPNCGYWISSYFIRWGLGITLTQEDYRSIDAFDRAMGNVLGLTNGYFSWNVEKHQPTDRIRNAMRVLMKEHNIDSEAAQSMLLGIIVQEETSAAQLKQRRLQAPVSEALGQYFEAIELYVGGSCYWHATAPRYQIVE; the protein is encoded by the exons ATGATGTTACGGAAGAGCTACATCATGCCCAG GGAATATGCAACTCTCAGCCAAGTACTCCGACTCGACATCGATCCGTCGAGAGTCGCGCCAGAAAATGTCCGACAGAAAGCATTGAGCGAAGTCATTCGAGCTGCTATCGATATGGATAACCCTCAAGCCTCTGAGATGATCCAGACATTGAAGACCTATCTCGACTCCTTCGATAGTCGTGCTGACGACTTCGACAACATGGAAGAGTACACGGCCTACCGCATTCCAAATTGCGGCTACTG GATCTCGTCGTACTTCATCCGCTGGGGTCTGGGAATCACTTTGACCCAAGAAGACTACCGTTCCATCGACGCATTCGACAGAGCGATGGGTAATGTTCTCGGCTTGACAAACGGTTACTTCAGCTGGAACGTGGAAAAGCACCAGCCGACCGACCGCATCAGAAATGCCATGAGAGTGCTCATGAAAGAGCACAACATTGACTCCGAAGCGGCTCAGTCCATGTTGTTGGGCATCAtagtgcaggaagagaccAGTGCAGCACAGCTTAAGCAGAGACGTTTGCAAGCGCCAGTTTCTGAGGCGCTTGGTCAGTACTTTGAGGCGATCGAGCTTTACGTTGGGGGCAGCTGCTATTGGCATGCGACGGCGCCTCGATATCAGATTGTGGAGTAG